From Scleropages formosus chromosome 9, fSclFor1.1, whole genome shotgun sequence, one genomic window encodes:
- the LOC108922731 gene encoding sodium-dependent phosphate transport protein 2B-like isoform X2, with product MPRPEIGDGSKSPAELPDKSDALEKGSTVLPAVSTMDLMDDKQDVEEDDPWDIPELQDTGVKWSELDTKGKVLRVLMAIGKFIVLLGLLYLFVCSLDILSSAFQLVGGKAAGDIFKDNAVLSNPVAGLVIGLMVTVLVQSSSTSSSIVVSMVSSGLLQVKYAVPIIMGTNIGTSVTNTIVAMMQAGDRNEFRRAFGGATVHDFFNWLSVIILLPLEVASGFLYKLTKLLIDSFHIESGENAPDLLNVITDPLTDSIIQLDKSVISDIATGDPAAKNKSLIKVWCKTNTTTTLQNVTVPGQDNCTSIEFCWTDGNVTWTLMNVTKKINLERCKHIFANTTLPDLAVGLILLVLSLLILCTCLILIVKLLNSMLKGQVAIVIKKILNTDFPFPFGWVTGYLAIVVGAGMTFIVQSSSVFTSAITPLVGIGVITIERAYPLTLGSNIGTTTTAILAAMASPPETLGNSLQIAFCHFFFNIAGIIIWYPIPFMRVPIRLAKALGNRTAKYRWFAVFYLILCFLVLPLVVFGLSLAGWQVLAGVGVPILVLVILVIIVNILQSHRPRWLPPVLRTWNFLPHWMHSLSPMDRMVTAMTAFCSRRCCCCCTCCKSSQKEEKRNHSSLCRTTGRANGELEMHSNPALSWDGEMEPEPNGDSATAGRQEDVRAERF from the exons ATGCCTCGGCCCGAAATAGGGGACGGCTCCAAGAGCCCCGCGGAACTTCCCG ACAAAAGCGACGCTCTGGAAAAGGGCTCGACCGTCCTCCCGGCCGTCTCCACCATGGACCTTATGGACGACAAGCAAGATGTAGAGGAAGATGACCCGTGGGATATCCCAGAACTGCAGGACACAGGGGTCAAGTGGTCAG AACTGGACACCAAAGGCAAGGTGCTCCGGGTGCTGATGGCCATTGGGAAGTTCATCGTACTGCTGGGGCTCCTCTACTTGTTTGTGTGCTCCCTGGACATCCTGAGCTCAGCCTTCCAACTCGTCGGAG GAAAAGCCGCAGGAGACATCTTCAAGGATAACGCGGTGCTGTCGAACCCAGTGGCCGGCCTGGTGATCGGCCTCATGGTCACCGTGCTGGTTCAAAGCTCGAGTACCTCCTCATCCATCGTAGTCAGCATGGTGTCTTCTGGCC TGCTGCAGGTCAAGTACGCTGTGCCGATCATCATGGGAACCAACATCGGGACGTCGGTCACCAACACCATTGTGGCAATGATGCAGGCGGGAGACAGAAATGAGTTTCGCAG GGCCTTTGGGGGTGCCACCGTGCACGATTTCTTCAACTGGCTGTCGGTCATCATCCTGCTGCCCCTGGAGGTGGCCTCGGGCTTCCTCTATAAACTTACCAAGCTTCTCATCGACTCCTTCCACATCGAGAGTGGCGAAAATGCGCCCGACCTGCTCAACGTCATCACTGACCCGCTCACCGATTCCATCATCCAG CTGGACAAATCTGTCATCAGTGATATTGCCACCGGAGACCCAGCTGCGAAAAACAAGAGCCTGATCAAGGTCTGGTGTAAAACAAATACCACGACG ACCTTGCAGAACGTGACCGTTCCGGGTCAGGACAACTGTACCTCCATCGAGTTCTGCTGGACGGACGGCAATGTGACGTGGACGCTGATGAACGTTACCAAGAAGATCAACCTGGAGAGAT GCAAACATATCTTTGCCAACACCACCCTGCCAGACTTGGCCGTGGGCCTCATCCTGCTGGTGCTCTCCTTGCTTATCTTGTGCACATGCCTCATCCTCATCGTCAAGCTGCTCAACTCCATGCTGAAGGGCCAGGTGGCCATAGTCATCAAGAAGATCCTCAATACAG acttTCCTTTCCCCTTCGGATGGGTGACCGGCTACCTGGCCATCGTCGTCGGGGCAGGAATGACCTTCATCGTGCAGAGCAGCTCGGTCTTCACCTCCGCCATTACTCCACTTGTCG GAATTGGCGTCATTACCATCGAGAGGGCATATCCACTGACCCTAGGATCGAACATCGGCACCACAACCACAGCCATTTTGGCTGCCATGGCCAGTCCTCCGGAGACATTGGGCAACTCTTTGCAG ATCGCCTTCTGCCACTTCTTCTTCAACATCGCTGGCATCATCATCTGGTACCCTATCCCCTTCATGCGAGTCCCCATCCGCCTGGCCAAGGCTCTGGGCAACCGCACCGCCAAGTACCGCTGGTTCGCAGTGTTCTACCTCATCCTCTGCTTCCTGGTCCTGCCGCTGGTCGTCTTTGGCCTCTCCCTGGCTGGCTGGCAGGTCCTGGCGGGTGTGGGCGTGCCCATCCTGGTCCTGGTGATCTTGGTCATCATCGTCAACATCCTTCAGTCCCACCGTCCTCGGTGGCTCCCACCCGTGCTGCGCACCTGGAACTTCCTGCCACACTGGATGCATTCGCTGTCACCCATGGACCGCATGGTCACTGCGATGACTGCCTTCTGCTCCAGgcgttgctgttgctgctgtacGTGCTGCAAAAGCAGccagaaggaggagaagagaaacCACAGCTCCCTGTGCAGGACCACAGGAAGGGCCAACGGTGAGCTGGAGATGCACAGCAACCCGGCCCTTTCCTGGGACGGCGAGATGGAACCCGAGCCAAACGGCGACTCTGCAACTGCAGGCAGACAGGAGGACGTGCGAGCTGAACGTTTTTAA
- the LOC108922731 gene encoding sodium-dependent phosphate transport protein 2B-like isoform X1: MPRPEIGDGSKSPAELPDKSDALEKGSTVLPAVSTMDLMDDKQDVEEDDPWDIPELQDTGVKWSELDTKGKVLRVLMAIGKFIVLLGLLYLFVCSLDILSSAFQLVGGKLICTLTPRCGAPRGRGRAAMSSLPTCPSFQRDPCALSVGVLGECEPRCLSRHCWDVVSAGKAAGDIFKDNAVLSNPVAGLVIGLMVTVLVQSSSTSSSIVVSMVSSGLLQVKYAVPIIMGTNIGTSVTNTIVAMMQAGDRNEFRRAFGGATVHDFFNWLSVIILLPLEVASGFLYKLTKLLIDSFHIESGENAPDLLNVITDPLTDSIIQLDKSVISDIATGDPAAKNKSLIKVWCKTNTTTTLQNVTVPGQDNCTSIEFCWTDGNVTWTLMNVTKKINLERCKHIFANTTLPDLAVGLILLVLSLLILCTCLILIVKLLNSMLKGQVAIVIKKILNTDFPFPFGWVTGYLAIVVGAGMTFIVQSSSVFTSAITPLVGIGVITIERAYPLTLGSNIGTTTTAILAAMASPPETLGNSLQIAFCHFFFNIAGIIIWYPIPFMRVPIRLAKALGNRTAKYRWFAVFYLILCFLVLPLVVFGLSLAGWQVLAGVGVPILVLVILVIIVNILQSHRPRWLPPVLRTWNFLPHWMHSLSPMDRMVTAMTAFCSRRCCCCCTCCKSSQKEEKRNHSSLCRTTGRANGELEMHSNPALSWDGEMEPEPNGDSATAGRQEDVRAERF, translated from the exons ATGCCTCGGCCCGAAATAGGGGACGGCTCCAAGAGCCCCGCGGAACTTCCCG ACAAAAGCGACGCTCTGGAAAAGGGCTCGACCGTCCTCCCGGCCGTCTCCACCATGGACCTTATGGACGACAAGCAAGATGTAGAGGAAGATGACCCGTGGGATATCCCAGAACTGCAGGACACAGGGGTCAAGTGGTCAG AACTGGACACCAAAGGCAAGGTGCTCCGGGTGCTGATGGCCATTGGGAAGTTCATCGTACTGCTGGGGCTCCTCTACTTGTTTGTGTGCTCCCTGGACATCCTGAGCTCAGCCTTCCAACTCGTCGGAGGTAAACTTATTTGCACCCTCACGCCTCGCTGTGGAGCACCACGAGGTCGAGGCAGAGCAGCGATGAGTTCCCTTCCGACATGCCCCAGTTTTCAGAGAGATCCATGTGCGTTGTCTGTCGGTGTGCTTGGTGAATGTGAGCCGAGATGCTTGAGCAGACATTGCTGGGATGTGGTGTCCGCAGGAAAAGCCGCAGGAGACATCTTCAAGGATAACGCGGTGCTGTCGAACCCAGTGGCCGGCCTGGTGATCGGCCTCATGGTCACCGTGCTGGTTCAAAGCTCGAGTACCTCCTCATCCATCGTAGTCAGCATGGTGTCTTCTGGCC TGCTGCAGGTCAAGTACGCTGTGCCGATCATCATGGGAACCAACATCGGGACGTCGGTCACCAACACCATTGTGGCAATGATGCAGGCGGGAGACAGAAATGAGTTTCGCAG GGCCTTTGGGGGTGCCACCGTGCACGATTTCTTCAACTGGCTGTCGGTCATCATCCTGCTGCCCCTGGAGGTGGCCTCGGGCTTCCTCTATAAACTTACCAAGCTTCTCATCGACTCCTTCCACATCGAGAGTGGCGAAAATGCGCCCGACCTGCTCAACGTCATCACTGACCCGCTCACCGATTCCATCATCCAG CTGGACAAATCTGTCATCAGTGATATTGCCACCGGAGACCCAGCTGCGAAAAACAAGAGCCTGATCAAGGTCTGGTGTAAAACAAATACCACGACG ACCTTGCAGAACGTGACCGTTCCGGGTCAGGACAACTGTACCTCCATCGAGTTCTGCTGGACGGACGGCAATGTGACGTGGACGCTGATGAACGTTACCAAGAAGATCAACCTGGAGAGAT GCAAACATATCTTTGCCAACACCACCCTGCCAGACTTGGCCGTGGGCCTCATCCTGCTGGTGCTCTCCTTGCTTATCTTGTGCACATGCCTCATCCTCATCGTCAAGCTGCTCAACTCCATGCTGAAGGGCCAGGTGGCCATAGTCATCAAGAAGATCCTCAATACAG acttTCCTTTCCCCTTCGGATGGGTGACCGGCTACCTGGCCATCGTCGTCGGGGCAGGAATGACCTTCATCGTGCAGAGCAGCTCGGTCTTCACCTCCGCCATTACTCCACTTGTCG GAATTGGCGTCATTACCATCGAGAGGGCATATCCACTGACCCTAGGATCGAACATCGGCACCACAACCACAGCCATTTTGGCTGCCATGGCCAGTCCTCCGGAGACATTGGGCAACTCTTTGCAG ATCGCCTTCTGCCACTTCTTCTTCAACATCGCTGGCATCATCATCTGGTACCCTATCCCCTTCATGCGAGTCCCCATCCGCCTGGCCAAGGCTCTGGGCAACCGCACCGCCAAGTACCGCTGGTTCGCAGTGTTCTACCTCATCCTCTGCTTCCTGGTCCTGCCGCTGGTCGTCTTTGGCCTCTCCCTGGCTGGCTGGCAGGTCCTGGCGGGTGTGGGCGTGCCCATCCTGGTCCTGGTGATCTTGGTCATCATCGTCAACATCCTTCAGTCCCACCGTCCTCGGTGGCTCCCACCCGTGCTGCGCACCTGGAACTTCCTGCCACACTGGATGCATTCGCTGTCACCCATGGACCGCATGGTCACTGCGATGACTGCCTTCTGCTCCAGgcgttgctgttgctgctgtacGTGCTGCAAAAGCAGccagaaggaggagaagagaaacCACAGCTCCCTGTGCAGGACCACAGGAAGGGCCAACGGTGAGCTGGAGATGCACAGCAACCCGGCCCTTTCCTGGGACGGCGAGATGGAACCCGAGCCAAACGGCGACTCTGCAACTGCAGGCAGACAGGAGGACGTGCGAGCTGAACGTTTTTAA